The DNA segment GCACCTCGTACCAGACCTTCCAGTTCAGGTCCTGGTCGGGCGGCGCGTCGAACAGCTTCTCGATCCAGGCCGAGAACAGCGCTTCGTTGACACTGTTCCAATTGTTGCGCGTAGGCCAGATGCTTCCCGCCGGAATCTGGAACGCCGCTGGCTTGCGCGCAGCCACCGTGATGTCACGGGTAACCGGACCGCAATCGGCCGACGAGCGGTCCAGCGTCGCGCGCCAGATGCCCGCGGCGGGGGCTGCGACCTCGGCAAACCAGGAATAAGGCGGCCCATCGCGCCGTTCGGCCGATTTGGCCACAACGCTCCCATCGGGCGCGATCAGCGACAGGGTGCCTTGCACCGGCTTTTCGGCGACCGCCATGACGCGCAGCGCCATGCCGCTCCAGGGCGCAAACGGTGACGGCAAAACGGTGACTTCGGCGCAGGCCTCGGGTGCGGCGGCCGCAGGACCTGCATGGAATAAACCAGCCGTGATCAGCGAGAATGCCGTGGCAGCGGCAGCGAAGCGCAACCCAGGGCGCATTCGGACATAAACCTTGCTAAAAGTGCAGAGAAGCTTCATTCGACCTGGCTGGCAGTCCGTAACATTCGTGTCCCATTGCAGCGACCACTTTCGCGTTCAGATGGCAAGATACCCAATCGGAGGAGACAAGTCATTGCGAGCGTCGAAACTTAGGTTGAAAACCCGGCCGGAGCGGTTTGGCATGTGCTCACGACTGACAGGGGTTTGCAGCCTCCTCGCCTGCCTCTGGCTGACTGCGCTTTCGGCCCATGCCGCCTCTTTGCGACCTGTGGCCGCCGAACGGGGGATGGTGGTCAGCGCGCAACACCTGGCGACCGAGGTCGGGGTCAACGTCCTCAAGCACGACGGCAACGCGGTCGATGCGGCGGTCGCGGTCGGATACGCGCTCGCAGTGGCCTATCCGGCGGCCGGCAATCTCGGCGGCGGGGGCTTCATGACGATCCGCTTTGCCGATGGACGGAAGACGTTTCTCGATTTTCGCGAACGGGCGCCCCGTGCCGCAACACGCGACATGTATCTCGACAAGGACGGCAAGGTCGTCGACGGCCTGAGCATGACCGGCTGGCTCGCCGTCGGCGTCCCCGGCACCGTGTCGGGCCTGGAATACGCGCGCAGCAAGTACGGAACGATGACACGCGCAGCCTTGATCGATCCGGCGATCGATCTCGCAGAGGATGGATTTGTCCTCGACCAGGGCGATGTCGACATGCTCGCGACCGCGACCGACGATTTCAGTAAATTCCCGCCGACCGGGGAAATCTTCCTCAACAAGGGGCAGCCCTTTGTCGCCGGTCGGCGCCTCGTGCAGCGCGATCTCGCCAACACGCTGCGCCGGGTCAGAGCGAACGGCGCTGATGGCTTCTATCGCGGCAGGACCGCAGAGGCGATCGTCAAGGCGAGCCGGGCCGGCGGCGGGATCATCCAGCTGGAAGATCTCTCAAGCTACAAAACGCGCGAGCTTGCACCGATCGAGTGCGACTATCGCGGCTATCATCTGATCTCGGCGCCGCCGCCGAGTTCCGGCGGGGTTGCGCTCTGCGAGATGCTGAACATCCTGGAAGGCTATCCGCTGCGCGAATTCGGCTGGGGCTCGGCACAAGCGTTGCATTACGAAATCGAGGCGATGCGCCGCGCTTATGTCGATCGCAATACCCTGCTCGGCGACCCCACCTTCGTCAACAATCCGGTCGAGCGGCTGATCGACAAAGGCTATGCGGCAAAAATTCGTGAAACCATCAGCCCGGACAAGGCCGGAATCTCCAGCGATTTCGGCAAGGACGTTGCGGCGCATGAGGGCTCCAACACCACGCACTTCTCGATCATCGACCATGACGGCAATGCCGTCTCATTGACCTATACGCTGAACGACTGGTTCGGCGCACGGGTCGTTGCGTCAGGCACCGGCGTGTTGATGAACGACGAGATGGACGACTTCACGGCCAGCCCCGGCCGCATCAATTCTTATGGAATCGTGCCGGGGGAAGCGAACGCGATTGCGCCCGGCAAGATACCGCTGAGTTCGATGAGCCCGACCATCATGACCAAAGACGGCAAGGTAGCGCTCGTTCTCGGCACCCCCGGCGGCCGGCGTATCATCACCACCGTGCTGCAAACCATCCTGAACGTCGTCGACTATCAGATGAACATCCAGGAAGCGGTCGATGCCCCTCGCCTTCACCATCAATGGTTTCCGGACGTGACGAATACAGAGCCGCGCGCGCTCTCGCCCGACACCCGCAAAATACTCGAGGGCATGGGATATCGCTTCGACGACTCGCTGCCCGCCAACCACGTCGCCGCGATCATGGTCGGTGCGCCGAGCCTCGACGGCAAGCCGGTCGGGAAAAAAAGGTTCTATGGCGCGAACGACCCGCGCCGCGGCACGGGCCTGGCAGCGGGTTACTAGAGACCCGTCAGTTGCAAGTGATCACGGGCAACCCGAAGCCGCACGACCTCTGACAGCCAGAGAAGCCCGAGGCCGCCCTTAGAGGCGGCCTCGTTGCGGTCGTGGGGATGGGATAATGATCTGCCCCGCCCCGCTCTTGATCCAGCGGTTGCGATCAGGCCCTGCCGGAGAAGACGTCCTTGCGAACGAGCGCATGGACGCCCCAGTTGCCGTCGACCACCTGCGTTACTCCGAAATCGACGCCGATCGACATCAGCGAAATCGCTTCGTCCTCGGTCAGGCCTTTCGTCGTCATCAGGAAGTGACGCATCTTGCGGAACGCGTCCCGCATCGCAAGATCGACGGACGATTTGCTGTAAATCGCCGACTGAGCCTCTGGTCCCAACTCCTTGAGGTAGTTGGCGAACGAGAAGCCGTGGACCAGCCATTCGGTCTGCGTTTCAAGCAATGGATAGTTCAACTGCTCAAGCGGCGTTCCGCCAAGATCGGCCTTCTTGTGCACGATGAGCTGGAACGTGCCGGTCATCGAGCATTCGATCGCCGTGCCGCACAATTCGCTGTCGCCCTGCGAGGCGTGAGGATCGCCGGCGGAAAGAAGCGCGCCTTCGACGGCGACGGGATAGTACATGGTCGCGCCTTTACCGATCCGCCAGTTGTCGATGTTGCCGCCGGTATAGCTCGGCGGGATCGTGTCGACGAAATCGGCTTCGGAGGGAGCAAGCCCGAGCGTTCCGAAGTGCGGCCGGATTGGAAGCCGGACACCCTTGAGAACGTCATTGTTGCGCTTGGTCTTGGAGTGATCAACGGGAACGCCGGGGTAATCGATCGTCGTGTGAGTGACGCCGAAAGGATCGGTCTGCGGCACCCACTGGAAGTTATAGACAGCTTCGGCCCAATTCTTTCCGCCCGTCGTTTCGAGCTGATAGATCGTCACGACCTCGCGCTTCGCGCCGCCGAGCAGGTCGTTGTACTGGAACCCCCAGTTGGCGGCCGCGTTCGAGCCGAAGGATTTTCCCTTGAACTGCGGATTGGCGCAGGAGCGCGGCACGCAATCCAGGATGCGCACTTCAAGAATATCGCCGGGCTCCGCGCCACGCACGAACACCGGCCCCGTCATGATGTGGACGCCCTGGCCGTCACCGGAGCCTTTCTTGTAGACCTTCGGGTCGGTCGAACCCGCGCCGCGACGATCGACGCCCTTCTTGTCCTTGGTCCAGAGAAAAACGCTTTCGGCGCCGGGATCGCCCGTCACCATGCGCTCCAGATCGTCACCGGCGTGGTGGGTGAGCGTTTCGATCGTAACGATATCGCCGCTGTTGATTTCAACGCGCGGCTTGAGCGTTTTGCTGAAATAGCCCCAGTGAACCGTGTCGGCATTGGCCGACAATGTGTGCCAGGAACGCTCCGCCGGCTGTCGCGCGGCGGAAGCCTGCGCAAGCGCCGGCGTTACGACCGACAGGCCACCGAATGCGCCGAGCGCCGCCGCTCCGCCACCCGCAAACACGCCCGAGCGCAACAGACTGCGCCGTTCGATATCGAGCCCCTCTTTGAATTTCTCGTAGTGCAGCTTGAAATGCGGGCAATTGAGATCGTCACCTTGGCACATTGCTGAGCTCCCTCCCTGTCGACTGAATGCTGGCGGCGGCGATCTTCGACGGAGGTATTGGATTCAACAAGGCCTGATTTTGAGCGTGCCTGCCCTGTTTGTACGCGGCGTTCTCCGTGAACGAAATTCTTTGAGGTCTCTCAAGCCTTTAGATTTGGCTGCGTGAGCCACATGGGTGCCAACGGATTTGGCAGCGGCAAATTGATCCAAGCAAATGGATCCACGTCGGGTGATCCAAGGCACGGCCATGCCGTCGTCAGGATCTCCTCCATCGGAGGTCCGCCGGCCATCCGATGCCTTGCGGTCCGGAAGCGCGCTTATGAGTTCGGATCACCCCCACGGCTTCGCGAACAGCCGCACCGCAATGAACCAGGTTCCGATATTAACGCTTTAATAACCGATCTTACTAACTCACGCTCCACGCTCCGCCAGTATCCTGTTCCGGCGGGGAGCGAGAAAACATGCTGACGACCAGAAAAAAATCTGTCGGCGGGGGAAAAGACACGATCGACAATGGCGTCTTGACGGACGGCTTTTCGTCGCGCCGACGCAATCCTATTCTCTGGCTTGTCATCTGTGGAATTCTGCTGATTGCCGCCATTGCGGTCGGCACCGCAATGATGGTTCGCAATTTCCGCGATCATGCGATCGAGAGCAGCAAACGCGAGCTGGAAAATGCCGTCGTTTTGCTTGCGCGTCACTTCGACCAGCAGCTGGACGATGCGGAAGTACCGCTCGCCGACCTGATCGAACAAATCCACCAGGATGGCATCGCGTCTGCGGAAGATTTCAGACGCCGGATGTCAACCGCCGAGACGCACCTCAAGCTGGTGGAAAAAGTCAGCCGGGCATCCAAGGTCGCCGGCATCAATATCTATGCTGCCGATGGCACCCTGATCAATTCATCGGAAACCGCGGCCGTCCCGTACGTCACGATCGCCGACCGCGCCTATTTCAACGCCCTCAAATCCAGCTCGAATGAGACGGAGCCCCAGATCGAACTGGTGCTCAGCCGCTTCACCGGGGTTTGGAAAACGCTCCTCGCCCGCAAGGTAGCTGGCGAAAACGGTGAATTTCTGGGCGTCGTTTCGCGCGCCATCCCGCCGGCAAAATTCGAGGAATTTTTCTCCGCAGTCGCACTCGGACAAGACGCGACGATCTCCATGCACCACCATGGCGGAAAGTTGCTGGCGCGCTATCCGCATGTCGAGGCCGTGATGGGCAAGGATTTCAGAACAGACTCTACACCGGAGGCCGCCGCCTTCCTGAAACAGGACCATGGCACGACCCGGCTTCTCAGCCCGGTCGACGGCGTCGAGCGGCTGGTCTCCATTCAGAGCCTGGCGCGTTTTCCGATTTCGGTCGTGGCGACGACCACAGTTGCCTCAGCTCTCGCCGAATGGCGGGCGCAGACCAATTTCCTGGTGATCGCCGCGGCTCTTTCGGCCGTCATCGTCGCGATCACCATCGTGCTGATCGTCAGGCGTCTGAGATGGCAGCATCAATCGTCGCAGCGGCGCGTCAGGCTGGAAAAGCAGCGCCTGGATACTGCCGTCGAGAACATGATGCAGGGTCTGACTTTGTTCGACCAGCATCGGCGGCTCGTCGTCTGCAACCAGCGATATATCGAGATGTACGGGTTGTCGCCCGAGGTGGTGAAACCCGGCTGCCACCTTCATGATCTGATAGCCCATCGAAACGAGCTCGGGTCGATCCGGGTCGAGGTCGACGAATATTGCGAACGGATTGTCGAGCACGTGGCGCGCGGAGAATCCGTCACCCTGGAAACTGCCGAAGGGCGTTCAATTCAAATCGCGCATCGTGCGCTGCCGGACGGCGGCTGGGTCGCCACGCACGAAGACATCACCGAACGTACGCAGCAGGAAAACGCCATCCTGCAACAGGCCAACGACCTTGCGCGCATCAACGTGCAGTTCGATGCGGCCTTGAGCAACATGGCTCAGGGGCTCTGCATGTTCGACGGCGAGAAGCGGCTCGTGGTCTGGAACGAACGTTACGCCATGCTGTATCAACTCCCGCAGGAGCTTCTGAGGGTAGGAACGCCCCATCAGGCCGTCATTGCCGACCGAATCTCGCGCGGCATTCTCAAAGGAGACACCAGCGCCTCCGCGGCCGAGCAGAAGCTCGCGTCCTTGAACCTGCTGCCGAAGGATGCGGCATCGTGCCGAGTCGATGAATTCGCCGACGGGCGTTTCATCCTGGTCACCCGGCAGCCGATGGCCGACGGCGGATGGCTGGCGACGCATGAGGACATCACCGAACGGCGGCGGGCGGAGGCAGAGATCGTTCATCTGGCGCGCCACGACGCGCTGACGGGACTGGCAAACCGGGCCGAATTCAATGCGAAGCTCAAAGAGGCGTGCAAGCGCCTGAAACGCAGCGGTGGCACCGTTACCGTCATGATGGTCGACCTCGACAAGTTCAAGGTCGTCAATGACACGCTCGGCCATCCGGCCGGCGATCAATTGCTGATCGAGGTCGGACGACGCCTGCAGTCCACGGTGCGGGAAACCGACGCCGTGGCCCGGTTGGGCGGCGACGAATTCGCCATCATCCAGGAGGGTGGCGTCAATCAGCGCGAGGCCGCGATCGCGCTCGCGCTGCGGATCATCAACGCCATTGCCCAGCCGTTTGACCTCAACGGCAGCCGCGCCAATCTCGGCGCCAGCGTCGGCATCGTGCTCGCACCGGAACATGAGATCGATCCCGAGGGCCTGTTGAAGCGCGCCGACCTTGCGCTCTACGACGCCAAGTCCAGCGGCCGGAACGATTACCGGTTCTTCCGCAACGAACTTCTCGAGGTCGCCGACACGCAGCGCACCGCGGAGATTGAACTGCGAGACGCCATCGAACAGGAACAGTTCGAATTGTTCTACCAGCCCGTCGTCGACGTAAAGACGCGGATGCTGTCCGGCGTCGAGGCCCTGGTCCGATGGCGTCATCCGGTCAAAGGCTTTATCGCGCCTGATAAATTCATTCCGCTGGCGGAAACGACTGGCCTCATCGGTCCTCTCGGCGAATGGATCCTGCGGCGCGCTTGCACGGACGCGGCCTCATGGCCCGAGCATATCAAGCTCGCGGTCAATATCTCGGCCATTCAATTCCAGAAAGGCAACCTCTTTGAGATAATCATACGTACGCTGCTGGAAACCGGCATCAAACCAGAGCGGCTGGAACTTGAAATCACCGAAACCTCGCTGCTCGAGAACCAGGAAGCCCATCTGACGACGATACGCCAGGCCAAGAACCTCGGCATATCCGTGGCGCTCGACGACTTCGGCACCGGATATTCTTCCGTGAACTATCTGACGAATTTTCCGTTCGACAAGATCAAGATCGACAAGTCGTTCACGCAAGGCGTCCTCAGTCGCCGGGACTGCAAGGCGGTCGTGGCCTCGACACTCGCACTCGCGCAAGGTCTCGGAACCGTGACCACGGCCGAAGGCGTCGAGACCGAAGAACAACTGGAGTATATGCGCGCGGCGGGGGTAGACTTGGTGCAAGGCTATCTGTTCGGCCGGCCGGTACCGATCTCCCAGCTCAAGCTAGACGCCACGCACGTGCCCAAGGACATGGTGGCGTAGCTTTTTCGCGTACCGGCAAAACTCTCGGAAGGGAACGCGCGAATGAAACGGATCGTCATTGCCGCGATCGTGATTGCCGGTTCGGCGATGCTCGCAGCCGCCCAGCCGGCGAAAGAGCCCTATGAGCCCGGCCTTGGCGAGTTCATGACGGCGACCCAGCTTCGCCACGCCAAACTCTGGTTTGCGGGCAAGAACCGCAACTGGGAGCTTGCGGCCTATGAGGTCGACGAGATCAAGGAAGGGCTTCAGGACGCGGCGAAGTTTCACGCGACCGTCGATGGAATTCCCGTCGCCGAGATGATCAAGACCATGCTGGATCCGCGGCTTGAGCGGATCGCAAAAGCAATCGATGCCAGGAACAGCGCCCAGTTTGCCTCAGCCTTCGACGCCCTGACCGACGGCTGCAACAGTTGCCACACCAAGGCCGGCAAACCGTTCATCCGCATCCAGCGCCCGAGCGAGCCTCCGCTCAGCAACCAGAATTTTGCGCCGCCAAAATGAGGCGCCGACTTATTTTGCCTGGGATTCGATCGTCACGACGGGATGCGGCCTCCACTCCTGGGCCAGCCTCTCCGCTTCCGCGATCTGCGCGCCCGTCATCAGCGCCATCAGCCTGTCCCGTTGTTCGGGCGCCGTGTATTTCGGCGTATCGACCAGCTGGATGCCAAGCGGTGCCGGTGGCTTTGTATCGCCGAATGCGATCGCCAGATTGAACCACATCAGCGCGCGGACAAAATCCTGGGCCGTACCGCGGCCTGACGCATACATGGCGGCGATATTGTACTGCGGGCTGTGTATCCACGTGTTGGCGGGCCGATCGTAAATCTTGTTGGCCGCGCGCCGGTACCAACGGAATGCCTCGGCATCGTCCTGGGCGACTTGAAAACCACGTTCGTAAGCGACGCCAAGAACATTTTCCGCGTAGGAAGAGCTTTGATCCGCCGCGATGCGATACCACTTGAAGGCTTCGCCGAGGTCCTGAGTCACGCCGAGCCCTGCCAGATAGCAATCCGCGAGATTGTTCTGCGCGACCGCTAGGCCCCCCTGATCGGCGGCACGGCGAAACCATTTCACCGCTTCGGCTCCGTTGCGCTCGACGCCCTGGCCTTGCTGATACAGGACCCCGACCTCGTTCTGTGCGTCCGGCTGCCCCCTGTCCGCTGCTAATCGCAGCCACCTCATCCCCATGGCGTAGTCCTGCGGAACGCCCTGGCCCTTGACGTACATGATCCCGAGAATGCGTTCGGCATAGGGATTGGCCTGATCGGCCAGGGTCCCGAGCAGGCGCAGCGCAGTGACATAGTCGCCAGCACCGATTGCCGTCTGCGCGTCCTCGAGATCACCTGCGTTGGCAGGCAGGAGCGACGCCAGGGTCCATAGAGCGGCGGCAAATGCAGTGAATGGATTTCTCAACGCGACGGCCATTTCGGGTTCCTGCTGGCCTGAAGCTATGTTGGCCTAAAAAGGTGCGTCAATAGCCGGTATCCGGGCTGGCTCGACGATGGATTGTTCAAATCCCCTTGTAGCCCATAGCAGAAGTTCCCGGGTACGCTTTATAGTGAAGGAAACAAAAGGATACCCATGATCCACGTCTGTTCGCTTGCGGCCCTTCCCTCCACCGTTGAGACCACCGGCGCCAGCCATGTACTCACCGTCATGGCCAATGTCGCTCAGGTGCAACGGCCGGCCTCCGTGCTGCCCGCCAATCACCTGAGGGTGCAGATGGACGACATCACCGAAGCGGCCGAAGGCTTCATCGCGCCGTCCGACATCCATATCGAGCAGGTGCTGAATTTCGTGCGCGGCTGGGATCGCCATGCGCCGCTGGTGGTGCATTGCTACGCCGGCATCAGCCGCTCGACCGCAAGCGCCTTTGCCGCCGTCTGTGCGCTCAATCCGCATCGCGACGAGATCGCGATCGCACGCCAGATCCGCGCGGCCTCGCCGATTGCCGCACCGAACCGGCTGATCGTCAGCCTGGCGGACAAGGCGCTGGGGCGCGAGGGACGGATGCTGCGTGCGCTCGACGAGATGGGTCCGGGAAGTCTGACGACCGTGGGCCAGCCGTTCCACATCGCCCTCGAATGACCTAGTGGTCCGATTCTAACATTTGCATCCCGGTGTGGCTGGCATGTTTGCAAATGTTAGAATCAAAGGACCACTGGTGTCCCGAATCCGAAGTCCGCACGCATTTGCGGCCCCTCTTTTGCGAACTTCGGATTCAAAGGGACACCAGATATCTATGAATCTAGTGTGGTTTAGGTTCAGAAGTTCTCTTGACGAATTCGCGGCAAAACCGAAGAGAACTTCTGAACCACCACACTAGCAAATATAAGCTTCTAGTGGAGTTTTGGATTTGACGTTCGCTTGATGCATTCCTGGCTACGGGGGGCGAATGTCAAATCCACTCCACTAGCGACGCCATCGACCGATTTGAACTTTTGCCGTCCGGAACGACACTCAGGTAGAATGCGGCCGGCATCCATGCTGGCTGCCGGTTGCGGGGTGCCTGATGTTTGAAATCTTTGCGGTTGCGATTGCGGTGATTGCGCTGATCGTGGCGCGCAAGGCAATGGATCAAGCCGCAACCCTGAAGTCGCGGCTGGACGCGCTTGAGGCCAGCGGCTGGCGCGCCTCCCCCATTCCACCGCCGCTGGCGCCGGCGCAGGAAGCAGAACCCGCCACAACACCCGAAATTCCGGCGACGACAATTGCCGCCGAGCCCGAAACGCCGTTCCACGAAACAGCACCTTCCATCGCCGACGACGCAGCCAGCGCGGTCCCTACAACACCTCCACCGCTGCCGCCGGCCGCGCCCGGCTTCGAGGAGCGCGTCGGCACCCGCTGGGTGGTGTGGCTCGGCGGACTGACATTGGCGCTCGGCGGCTTCTTCATGGTCCGCTATTCGATCGACGCCGGCCTGCTCGGGCCCGGCGTGCGCACACTGCTCGGCGGTGCATTTGCATCGGCTCTGCTTGCAGCGGGCGAATGGACACGCCGCAAGGAGAGCACATCATCCGTCGCGGCGCTGCCGATTGCGAATATTCCGGCCGTGTTGACCGCGGCCGGCACCGCCGTCGCCTTCGGAACGGCCTATGCCGCCTACGCGCTCTACGACTTCCTGGCGCCAGCCTCCGCCTTCATCCTGCTCGGGCTGGTGGCGCTCGGTACGCTCGCAGCCGCTCTGCTGCACGGCCCGATGCTGGCGGGCCTGGGAATCGTCGCTGCCTTCGGCACGCCGCTTCTGGTTTCGTCGGAGAAGCCGGATTTCTGGGCCCTTTATATTTACCTTGCCGTCGTCACCGCGGCATCCTTCGGCCTTGCCCGTGCTCGGCTATGGAGCTGGCTTGCCGTCACCACGGTCGTGCTCGCGCTGATCTGGATCCTGCCGGTCCTGAAGTTCGACCCGCCGGACGTCGGCCCCTACGCGTTCCACGCGATCGCAGGATTTACGCTCGCTGCCTTGCTGGTGGTGTGCGGCTTCCTGTTTGGCCCATCGAACGAAAACGACAATGTCGAATGGGTCTCGTCGGGATCGCTCGCTGCCTATCTGTTTGGCGCCATGTTGATCGTGCTCGCAAGCTTCCACGCCAGCGCCGCCATCGTCGTCTTCGCCATCCTGACCGCAGCCACGCTTCTGGTCGCCTGGCGCGCGCCGTCTACCACCGCTGCGGTCGCTCCTGCCGCCGCGTTCGTTGGCCTCGTGTTTCTGGTCTGGGCCGTGCGCGTCAATCCGGACATGCTGGTGTGGCCGGGCGGGCCCCTGCCCGGCATCGGCCCCTCGCCGACTGACGAGTCGGTTTCGCTGCATCTGACGGTGGCCGCCTTGTTCGCCGTCGCCTTCGGTAGCGCCGGATTTCTCGCACAAGGCCGCAATTCGAATGCGCTTGTTCCGGTGATCTGGTCTGCGTCGGGCGTATTCACCCCGCTCGCTCTATTGATTGCGCTTTATGCCAGGATCGCCCATCTCGACCGCTCGATCCCCTTCGCAATTCTTGCAGTGGGGCTCGCGATCCTCTTTGCGGCGGCGACCGAAATCCTGAGCAAGCGTGACGCGCGACCGGGATTGGTCAGTTCGACCGCACTGTTTGCGACCGGGACGCTCGCTGCGCTGGCGCTGGCGCTGACCTTTGCGCTCGACAAGGGCTGGCTCACCATCGCGCTGGCGCTGACGTCGGCCGGAGCCGCGTGGGTCTCGACGCAGCGGCCGATTCCGTTCCTGCGCGTGCTGTCGTCGATCCTCGCGGCCATCGTGGTGCTGCGGGTCGGCTATGAGCCGCGCATCGTCGGCGAGGCGGTCGGCACGACGCCCATCTTCAACTGGCTTCTATGGGGATATGGCATTCCCGCTTTGTCGTTCTGGACCGCCAGCGTCTTCCTGCGCCGGCGCGGCGACGATGCGCCGCTCCGCTCGGTAGAGGCCGCCGCCATCCTGTTCACGGTGCTGCTGGTGTTCCTGGAAATCCGCCACGCCATGAACGGCGGCAATGTCTATCGTGATACGGCCGGGCTGACCGAGACGGCATTGCAGGTTTGTGCCGCGCTCGCCATGGCGATCGGGCTCGAGCGCCTGCGGCTGCGAAGCGGCAGCATCGTTCACAACGTCAGCGCGATCCTGCTCACCCTGTTTGCGGGCGCCGCCACCTTGTTCGGGCTGTTCTTCCTCGACAACCCCGCGATCTGGCACATCGAGATCAACGGCGAGTTCATCAACGAGCTTCTGCTCGGCTACGCGGCGCCGGCCATTCTCGCGCTGCTGTTGTCCTATGCGGTCGCAGGACGGCGCCATGCCGCCTATGGCAACACGCTGGCCGCCGGCGCGCTGATCCTCGCGCTTAGCTATATTTCACTCGAGATCCGGCGGTTCTATCAAGGCCCGGTGCTATCGCGCGGCGGGACCCCCGACATCGAGCAGTACACCTACTCGATCGCGTGGCTCGGCTTCGGTGTGCTGCTGCTCGTGATCGGCATATGGGCCAATTCGCAGCGCGCCCGTCTCGCCTCGGCAGTCGTGATCGCGCTGACGATCGGCAAGGTGTTCCTGATCGATCTGTCGACGTTGACAGGCGTCTATCGCGCGCTGTCATTCATGGGGCTGGGCCTCGTGCTGGTCGCGATCGGCTGGTTCTACCAGAAGGTCCTGTTTCGCCGGGAAGCCGCGTCCGCAACGCCTGTTACGAGCACCTGAGGGATGCGGGCATAGTGCGGCGAATTTGAAGTTCATATCAGCTTTGACGCGCGTGCGTTATAGGAACTTCAAATTCAGAGCCGTACTAAAAACCGATATTTGCTAGAGCTCCTTTAATTCCGAAGTTCGCATCAGAGGTCCCCCAACAGCTTGCGAACTTCGGAATTGGAGCTCTGGTCAGGCCGCCCGCACCGAGTTGAGGAACTTGCCGACCTCCTGCTTGAGGCGGCTGGAATCGCCGGAGAGCGACTTTGCGGCCGACAAGACCTGCGAGGACGCCGATCCGGTCTCGCTGGCGCCACGTTGGACGTCGGCGATATTGGACGAGACCTGCATGGTGCCTTGCGCAGCCCGCTGCACGTTGCGGGAGATTTCCTGGGTCGCAGCACCCTGCTCTTCGACCGCCGCCGCAATGGCGGATGCAATCTCGGACAGCTTCTCGATGGTGCCGCTGATCTCTCTGATCGCGCCGACGGACTCCTGCGTCGCCGCCTGAATGCCGTTGACCTGCTGGCCGATCTCGCCGGTGGCTTTTGCGGTCTGCTCGGCCAGCGCCTTCACTTCGGACGCGACGACGGCAAAACCGCGGCCGGCTTCGCCCGCGCGCGCCGCTTCGATGGTGGCGTTCAGCGCCAACAGGTTGGTCTGGCCCGCGATGGTGTTGATCAGTTCGACCACGTCGCCGATGCGTCCCGCAGCCTTGGAGAGCTCACCGACGCGATCGTTGGTCTGACGCGC comes from the Bradyrhizobium erythrophlei genome and includes:
- a CDS encoding tyrosine phosphatase family protein, with amino-acid sequence MIHVCSLAALPSTVETTGASHVLTVMANVAQVQRPASVLPANHLRVQMDDITEAAEGFIAPSDIHIEQVLNFVRGWDRHAPLVVHCYAGISRSTASAFAAVCALNPHRDEIAIARQIRAASPIAAPNRLIVSLADKALGREGRMLRALDEMGPGSLTTVGQPFHIALE
- a CDS encoding tetratricopeptide repeat protein; translated protein: MAVALRNPFTAFAAALWTLASLLPANAGDLEDAQTAIGAGDYVTALRLLGTLADQANPYAERILGIMYVKGQGVPQDYAMGMRWLRLAADRGQPDAQNEVGVLYQQGQGVERNGAEAVKWFRRAADQGGLAVAQNNLADCYLAGLGVTQDLGEAFKWYRIAADQSSSYAENVLGVAYERGFQVAQDDAEAFRWYRRAANKIYDRPANTWIHSPQYNIAAMYASGRGTAQDFVRALMWFNLAIAFGDTKPPAPLGIQLVDTPKYTAPEQRDRLMALMTGAQIAEAERLAQEWRPHPVVTIESQAK
- a CDS encoding DUF2339 domain-containing protein: MFEIFAVAIAVIALIVARKAMDQAATLKSRLDALEASGWRASPIPPPLAPAQEAEPATTPEIPATTIAAEPETPFHETAPSIADDAASAVPTTPPPLPPAAPGFEERVGTRWVVWLGGLTLALGGFFMVRYSIDAGLLGPGVRTLLGGAFASALLAAGEWTRRKESTSSVAALPIANIPAVLTAAGTAVAFGTAYAAYALYDFLAPASAFILLGLVALGTLAAALLHGPMLAGLGIVAAFGTPLLVSSEKPDFWALYIYLAVVTAASFGLARARLWSWLAVTTVVLALIWILPVLKFDPPDVGPYAFHAIAGFTLAALLVVCGFLFGPSNENDNVEWVSSGSLAAYLFGAMLIVLASFHASAAIVVFAILTAATLLVAWRAPSTTAAVAPAAAFVGLVFLVWAVRVNPDMLVWPGGPLPGIGPSPTDESVSLHLTVAALFAVAFGSAGFLAQGRNSNALVPVIWSASGVFTPLALLIALYARIAHLDRSIPFAILAVGLAILFAAATEILSKRDARPGLVSSTALFATGTLAALALALTFALDKGWLTIALALTSAGAAWVSTQRPIPFLRVLSSILAAIVVLRVGYEPRIVGEAVGTTPIFNWLLWGYGIPALSFWTASVFLRRRGDDAPLRSVEAAAILFTVLLVFLEIRHAMNGGNVYRDTAGLTETALQVCAALAMAIGLERLRLRSGSIVHNVSAILLTLFAGAATLFGLFFLDNPAIWHIEINGEFINELLLGYAAPAILALLLSYAVAGRRHAAYGNTLAAGALILALSYISLEIRRFYQGPVLSRGGTPDIEQYTYSIAWLGFGVLLLVIGIWANSQRARLASAVVIALTIGKVFLIDLSTLTGVYRALSFMGLGLVLVAIGWFYQKVLFRREAASATPVTST